From the Notolabrus celidotus isolate fNotCel1 chromosome 12, fNotCel1.pri, whole genome shotgun sequence genome, one window contains:
- the kirrel3l gene encoding kirre like nephrin family adhesion molecule 3, like isoform X2 — MTALYLIFCLMVTATQAAYFSQQPQDQVVVAGQSVTLPCVIVGYRGMVQWTKDGLALGGERDLPGWTRYSLMGDPLSGEHSLLIDSADLADDAVYECQATQAGLRSHRAKLTVLVPPSDPMVEGGPVVRLKAHTPHNLTCRASGAKPAAEITWYRDGEVMETAIYSKAPMEDGKRETAVSMLPIVPEDSDSGRTYTCRVLNPAAPAGRQTSVTINVQHPPSVTLSVQPQTVTEGAKVLFICAASANPEITGYRWSKGGVPISEANGDSLEVTVDYSYFTDPVSCEVSNSVGSTNVSTLVDVQFGPRLLSEPKPMTVDIGMDAAFTCAWTGNPPLTLAWTKHGSSVVLSNGNTLQLKAVTQEDAGTYTCKAIVPRIGVAERDVTLTVNGPPIIAAEATQHAIKHSKGKLECRVESSPPPDKVVWTFGEMSLSSGSSGRYSVQTVTSDHGVVSSLVLSETLATDFQLRYNCTAWNRFGTGTALVTLKEQEALPMLIIVGGAVGGGCVLLICVIILVSLCCRHTGKGELNGKRCTRLSKSDIRVQIVHSDHNATRGNDDEEDVKEPMAPNSSESPGTSRTEHSDLLEEEDDERSDIKDPTNGYYNVRGHEDRNIRSSGFSEYVPNTRPVYTPSQLPSPSPIYGQHGTQPRVYDFSHRYATTTAGRTAYEQQQAAAQQQQAAQPASIYPTDPAYSGSAYLPATYGRAFTSYVKPASYEKVDAYDQSDQASKVSSSSRFSYASSQVSSQQSDYGRPSQRMQTHV, encoded by the exons CCACCCAAGCAGCCTACTTCTCCCAGCAGCCCCAGGACCAGGTGGTCGTAGCAGGCCAGTCGGTGACTCTGCCTTGTGTTATTGTGGGGTATCGGGGAATGGTACAATGGACCAAAGATGGCCTGGCACTGGGTGGAGAGCGAGATCTGCCAG GCTGGACTCGCTATTCCTTAATGGGCGACCCGCTATCAGGCGAGCACAGCTTGCTGATCGATTCGGCAGACTTGGCGGATGATGCGGTGTATGAGTGTCAGGCTACACAGGCAGGACTGCGCTCCCACCGTGCCAAGCTCACTGTACTAG TTCCTCCTTCAGACCCTATGGTGGAGGGCGGCCCGGTTGTTCGTCTTAAGGCCCACACACCGCACAACCTTACCTGCAGAGCCTCAGGAGCCAAACCTGCTGCTGAGATCACCTGGTACAGAGATGGAGAGGTCATGGAGACGGCGATTTATTCCAAG GCACCGATGGAGGATGGGAAGAGGGAGACAGCCGTCAGTATGCTTCCAATCGTCCCCGAGGACAGCGATTCTGGACGCACCTACACCTGCAGGGTTCTTAACCCTGCTGCCCCCGCTGGGCGACAGACATCGGTTACAATCAATGTCCAGC ACCCTCCTTCAGTGACTCTATCAGTCCAGCCTCAGACTGTGACCGAGGGAGCCAAGGTTCTCTTCATCTGCGCTGCTTCGGCCAACCCTGAAATCACCGGATACAG GTGGTCAAAAGGAGGAGTTCCCATCTCTGAAGCAAACGGTGACAGCCTGGAGGTGACTGTGGACTACTCCTACTTCACAGACCCGGTCTCTTGCGAGGTGTCCAACTCTGTGGGCAGCACCAATGTCAGCACCCTGGTCGATGTCCAAT TTGGCCCCAGATTGCTGTCGGAGCCAAAGCCGATGACAGTGGATATAGGGATGGATGCAGCCTTCACTTGTGCCTGGACTGGAAACCCTCCTTTGACCCTAGCTTGGACCAAGCACGGCTCCAGCGTG GTTCTCAGTAACGGTAACACCTTGCAGCTCAAGGCTGTTACCCAGGAGGACGCCGGAACATACACCTGCAAGGCCATTGTACCTCGGATTGGAGTTGCAGAAAGAGATGTCACTCTGACTGTTAATG GCCCTCCTATCATCGCAGCGGAAGCCACACAGCACGCCATCAAACACTCCAAGGGCAAGCTGGAATGTCGGGTGGAGAGCAGCCCACCGCCTGATAAAGTT GTGTGGACCTTTGGCGAAATGAGCCTGTCCTCCGGTTCCTCCGGCCGTTACTCAGTGCAGACAGTCACCAGCGACCATGGCGTTGTGTCCTCTCTGGTCCTGTCCGAGACGCTTGCGACGGACTTCCAGCTGCGCTACAACTGCACCGCCTGGAACCGCTTCGGCACTGGCACTGCCCTGGTCACTCTGAAGGAGCAAG AAGCCCTGCCTATGCTGATAATTGTTGGTGGAGCTGTGGGTGGAGGCTGTGTCCTGCTCATCTGTGTCATCATTCTGGTCTCCCTGTGCTGCAGGCACACAGGCAAAGGTGAGCTCAACG GTAAAAGGTGTACTCGTCTCTCCAAGAGTGACATCAGAGTTCAGATCGTTCACAGTGATCACAACGCTACACGTGGCAACGATGACGAGGAGGATGTCAAAGAGCCCATG GCTCCGAACAGCAGCGAGTCCCCTGGGACGTCGCGCACAGAACACAGTGACCTCCTGGAAGAGGAAGACGACGAGAGATCAGACATCAAG GACCCCACCAATGGCTACTACAACGTCCGAGGTCATGAAGACCGCAACATCCGCAGCAGTGGATTCTCTGAATATGTCCCCAATACTCGGCCAGTCTACACCCCGTCCCAGCTGCCCTCCCCCAGCCCCATTTATGGTCAGCACGGCACCCAGCCTCGCGTCTATGACTTCTCCCATCGATACGCCACCACCACAGCAGGCAGAACAGCATACGAACAGCAGCAGGCGGCAGCCCAGCAGCAGCAAGCAGCCCAGCCTGCCAGCATTTATCCCACTGATCCGGCCTACAGTGGCTCCGCCTACCTGCCTGCTACCTACGGTCGCGCCTTCACCAGCTACGTCAAGCCTGCCTCTTATGAAAAGGTGGATGCGTACGACCAATCAGATCAGGCCAGCAAAGTATCCAGCTCATCTCGCTTTTCTTATGCTTCCTCACAAGTGTCCTCGCAGCAGTCTGACTATGGACGGCCCTCACAGCGGATGCAGACGCATGTCTGA
- the kirrel3l gene encoding kirre like nephrin family adhesion molecule 3, like isoform X5, producing the protein MVQWTKDGLALGGERDLPGWTRYSLMGDPLSGEHSLLIDSADLADDAVYECQATQAGLRSHRAKLTVLVPPSDPMVEGGPVVRLKAHTPHNLTCRASGAKPAAEITWYRDGEVMETAIYSKAPMEDGKRETAVSMLPIVPEDSDSGRTYTCRVLNPAAPAGRQTSVTINVQHPPSVTLSVQPQTVTEGAKVLFICAASANPEITGYRWSKGGVPISEANGDSLEVTVDYSYFTDPVSCEVSNSVGSTNVSTLVDVQFGPRLLSEPKPMTVDIGMDAAFTCAWTGNPPLTLAWTKHGSSVVLSNGNTLQLKAVTQEDAGTYTCKAIVPRIGVAERDVTLTVNGPPIIAAEATQHAIKHSKGKLECRVESSPPPDKVVWTFGEMSLSSGSSGRYSVQTVTSDHGVVSSLVLSETLATDFQLRYNCTAWNRFGTGTALVTLKEQEALPMLIIVGGAVGGGCVLLICVIILVSLCCRHTGKGKRCTRLSKSDIRVQIVHSDHNATRGNDDEEDVKEPMAPNSSESPGTSRTEHSDLLEEEDDERSDIKDPTNGYYNVRGHEDRNIRSSGFSEYVPNTRPVYTPSQLPSPSPIYGQHGTQPRVYDFSHRYATTTAGRTAYEQQQAAAQQQQAAQPASIYPTDPAYSGSAYLPATYGRAFTSYVKPASYEKVDAYDQSDQASKVSSSSRFSYASSQVSSQQSDYGRPSQRMQTHV; encoded by the exons ATGGTACAATGGACCAAAGATGGCCTGGCACTGGGTGGAGAGCGAGATCTGCCAG GCTGGACTCGCTATTCCTTAATGGGCGACCCGCTATCAGGCGAGCACAGCTTGCTGATCGATTCGGCAGACTTGGCGGATGATGCGGTGTATGAGTGTCAGGCTACACAGGCAGGACTGCGCTCCCACCGTGCCAAGCTCACTGTACTAG TTCCTCCTTCAGACCCTATGGTGGAGGGCGGCCCGGTTGTTCGTCTTAAGGCCCACACACCGCACAACCTTACCTGCAGAGCCTCAGGAGCCAAACCTGCTGCTGAGATCACCTGGTACAGAGATGGAGAGGTCATGGAGACGGCGATTTATTCCAAG GCACCGATGGAGGATGGGAAGAGGGAGACAGCCGTCAGTATGCTTCCAATCGTCCCCGAGGACAGCGATTCTGGACGCACCTACACCTGCAGGGTTCTTAACCCTGCTGCCCCCGCTGGGCGACAGACATCGGTTACAATCAATGTCCAGC ACCCTCCTTCAGTGACTCTATCAGTCCAGCCTCAGACTGTGACCGAGGGAGCCAAGGTTCTCTTCATCTGCGCTGCTTCGGCCAACCCTGAAATCACCGGATACAG GTGGTCAAAAGGAGGAGTTCCCATCTCTGAAGCAAACGGTGACAGCCTGGAGGTGACTGTGGACTACTCCTACTTCACAGACCCGGTCTCTTGCGAGGTGTCCAACTCTGTGGGCAGCACCAATGTCAGCACCCTGGTCGATGTCCAAT TTGGCCCCAGATTGCTGTCGGAGCCAAAGCCGATGACAGTGGATATAGGGATGGATGCAGCCTTCACTTGTGCCTGGACTGGAAACCCTCCTTTGACCCTAGCTTGGACCAAGCACGGCTCCAGCGTG GTTCTCAGTAACGGTAACACCTTGCAGCTCAAGGCTGTTACCCAGGAGGACGCCGGAACATACACCTGCAAGGCCATTGTACCTCGGATTGGAGTTGCAGAAAGAGATGTCACTCTGACTGTTAATG GCCCTCCTATCATCGCAGCGGAAGCCACACAGCACGCCATCAAACACTCCAAGGGCAAGCTGGAATGTCGGGTGGAGAGCAGCCCACCGCCTGATAAAGTT GTGTGGACCTTTGGCGAAATGAGCCTGTCCTCCGGTTCCTCCGGCCGTTACTCAGTGCAGACAGTCACCAGCGACCATGGCGTTGTGTCCTCTCTGGTCCTGTCCGAGACGCTTGCGACGGACTTCCAGCTGCGCTACAACTGCACCGCCTGGAACCGCTTCGGCACTGGCACTGCCCTGGTCACTCTGAAGGAGCAAG AAGCCCTGCCTATGCTGATAATTGTTGGTGGAGCTGTGGGTGGAGGCTGTGTCCTGCTCATCTGTGTCATCATTCTGGTCTCCCTGTGCTGCAGGCACACAGGCAAAG GTAAAAGGTGTACTCGTCTCTCCAAGAGTGACATCAGAGTTCAGATCGTTCACAGTGATCACAACGCTACACGTGGCAACGATGACGAGGAGGATGTCAAAGAGCCCATG GCTCCGAACAGCAGCGAGTCCCCTGGGACGTCGCGCACAGAACACAGTGACCTCCTGGAAGAGGAAGACGACGAGAGATCAGACATCAAG GACCCCACCAATGGCTACTACAACGTCCGAGGTCATGAAGACCGCAACATCCGCAGCAGTGGATTCTCTGAATATGTCCCCAATACTCGGCCAGTCTACACCCCGTCCCAGCTGCCCTCCCCCAGCCCCATTTATGGTCAGCACGGCACCCAGCCTCGCGTCTATGACTTCTCCCATCGATACGCCACCACCACAGCAGGCAGAACAGCATACGAACAGCAGCAGGCGGCAGCCCAGCAGCAGCAAGCAGCCCAGCCTGCCAGCATTTATCCCACTGATCCGGCCTACAGTGGCTCCGCCTACCTGCCTGCTACCTACGGTCGCGCCTTCACCAGCTACGTCAAGCCTGCCTCTTATGAAAAGGTGGATGCGTACGACCAATCAGATCAGGCCAGCAAAGTATCCAGCTCATCTCGCTTTTCTTATGCTTCCTCACAAGTGTCCTCGCAGCAGTCTGACTATGGACGGCCCTCACAGCGGATGCAGACGCATGTCTGA
- the kirrel3l gene encoding kirre like nephrin family adhesion molecule 3, like isoform X4, translating to MVQWTKDGLALGGERDLPGWTRYSLMGDPLSGEHSLLIDSADLADDAVYECQATQAGLRSHRAKLTVLVPPSDPMVEGGPVVRLKAHTPHNLTCRASGAKPAAEITWYRDGEVMETAIYSKAPMEDGKRETAVSMLPIVPEDSDSGRTYTCRVLNPAAPAGRQTSVTINVQHPPSVTLSVQPQTVTEGAKVLFICAASANPEITGYRWSKGGVPISEANGDSLEVTVDYSYFTDPVSCEVSNSVGSTNVSTLVDVQFGPRLLSEPKPMTVDIGMDAAFTCAWTGNPPLTLAWTKHGSSVVLSNGNTLQLKAVTQEDAGTYTCKAIVPRIGVAERDVTLTVNGPPIIAAEATQHAIKHSKGKLECRVESSPPPDKVVWTFGEMSLSSGSSGRYSVQTVTSDHGVVSSLVLSETLATDFQLRYNCTAWNRFGTGTALVTLKEQEALPMLIIVGGAVGGGCVLLICVIILVSLCCRHTGKGELNGKRCTRLSKSDIRVQIVHSDHNATRGNDDEEDVKEPMAPNSSESPGTSRTEHSDLLEEEDDERSDIKDPTNGYYNVRGHEDRNIRSSGFSEYVPNTRPVYTPSQLPSPSPIYGQHGTQPRVYDFSHRYATTTAGRTAYEQQQAAAQQQQAAQPASIYPTDPAYSGSAYLPATYGRAFTSYVKPASYEKVDAYDQSDQASKVSSSSRFSYASSQVSSQQSDYGRPSQRMQTHV from the exons ATGGTACAATGGACCAAAGATGGCCTGGCACTGGGTGGAGAGCGAGATCTGCCAG GCTGGACTCGCTATTCCTTAATGGGCGACCCGCTATCAGGCGAGCACAGCTTGCTGATCGATTCGGCAGACTTGGCGGATGATGCGGTGTATGAGTGTCAGGCTACACAGGCAGGACTGCGCTCCCACCGTGCCAAGCTCACTGTACTAG TTCCTCCTTCAGACCCTATGGTGGAGGGCGGCCCGGTTGTTCGTCTTAAGGCCCACACACCGCACAACCTTACCTGCAGAGCCTCAGGAGCCAAACCTGCTGCTGAGATCACCTGGTACAGAGATGGAGAGGTCATGGAGACGGCGATTTATTCCAAG GCACCGATGGAGGATGGGAAGAGGGAGACAGCCGTCAGTATGCTTCCAATCGTCCCCGAGGACAGCGATTCTGGACGCACCTACACCTGCAGGGTTCTTAACCCTGCTGCCCCCGCTGGGCGACAGACATCGGTTACAATCAATGTCCAGC ACCCTCCTTCAGTGACTCTATCAGTCCAGCCTCAGACTGTGACCGAGGGAGCCAAGGTTCTCTTCATCTGCGCTGCTTCGGCCAACCCTGAAATCACCGGATACAG GTGGTCAAAAGGAGGAGTTCCCATCTCTGAAGCAAACGGTGACAGCCTGGAGGTGACTGTGGACTACTCCTACTTCACAGACCCGGTCTCTTGCGAGGTGTCCAACTCTGTGGGCAGCACCAATGTCAGCACCCTGGTCGATGTCCAAT TTGGCCCCAGATTGCTGTCGGAGCCAAAGCCGATGACAGTGGATATAGGGATGGATGCAGCCTTCACTTGTGCCTGGACTGGAAACCCTCCTTTGACCCTAGCTTGGACCAAGCACGGCTCCAGCGTG GTTCTCAGTAACGGTAACACCTTGCAGCTCAAGGCTGTTACCCAGGAGGACGCCGGAACATACACCTGCAAGGCCATTGTACCTCGGATTGGAGTTGCAGAAAGAGATGTCACTCTGACTGTTAATG GCCCTCCTATCATCGCAGCGGAAGCCACACAGCACGCCATCAAACACTCCAAGGGCAAGCTGGAATGTCGGGTGGAGAGCAGCCCACCGCCTGATAAAGTT GTGTGGACCTTTGGCGAAATGAGCCTGTCCTCCGGTTCCTCCGGCCGTTACTCAGTGCAGACAGTCACCAGCGACCATGGCGTTGTGTCCTCTCTGGTCCTGTCCGAGACGCTTGCGACGGACTTCCAGCTGCGCTACAACTGCACCGCCTGGAACCGCTTCGGCACTGGCACTGCCCTGGTCACTCTGAAGGAGCAAG AAGCCCTGCCTATGCTGATAATTGTTGGTGGAGCTGTGGGTGGAGGCTGTGTCCTGCTCATCTGTGTCATCATTCTGGTCTCCCTGTGCTGCAGGCACACAGGCAAAGGTGAGCTCAACG GTAAAAGGTGTACTCGTCTCTCCAAGAGTGACATCAGAGTTCAGATCGTTCACAGTGATCACAACGCTACACGTGGCAACGATGACGAGGAGGATGTCAAAGAGCCCATG GCTCCGAACAGCAGCGAGTCCCCTGGGACGTCGCGCACAGAACACAGTGACCTCCTGGAAGAGGAAGACGACGAGAGATCAGACATCAAG GACCCCACCAATGGCTACTACAACGTCCGAGGTCATGAAGACCGCAACATCCGCAGCAGTGGATTCTCTGAATATGTCCCCAATACTCGGCCAGTCTACACCCCGTCCCAGCTGCCCTCCCCCAGCCCCATTTATGGTCAGCACGGCACCCAGCCTCGCGTCTATGACTTCTCCCATCGATACGCCACCACCACAGCAGGCAGAACAGCATACGAACAGCAGCAGGCGGCAGCCCAGCAGCAGCAAGCAGCCCAGCCTGCCAGCATTTATCCCACTGATCCGGCCTACAGTGGCTCCGCCTACCTGCCTGCTACCTACGGTCGCGCCTTCACCAGCTACGTCAAGCCTGCCTCTTATGAAAAGGTGGATGCGTACGACCAATCAGATCAGGCCAGCAAAGTATCCAGCTCATCTCGCTTTTCTTATGCTTCCTCACAAGTGTCCTCGCAGCAGTCTGACTATGGACGGCCCTCACAGCGGATGCAGACGCATGTCTGA
- the kirrel3l gene encoding kirre like nephrin family adhesion molecule 3, like isoform X1, whose translation MTALYLIFCLMVTAATQAAYFSQQPQDQVVVAGQSVTLPCVIVGYRGMVQWTKDGLALGGERDLPGWTRYSLMGDPLSGEHSLLIDSADLADDAVYECQATQAGLRSHRAKLTVLVPPSDPMVEGGPVVRLKAHTPHNLTCRASGAKPAAEITWYRDGEVMETAIYSKAPMEDGKRETAVSMLPIVPEDSDSGRTYTCRVLNPAAPAGRQTSVTINVQHPPSVTLSVQPQTVTEGAKVLFICAASANPEITGYRWSKGGVPISEANGDSLEVTVDYSYFTDPVSCEVSNSVGSTNVSTLVDVQFGPRLLSEPKPMTVDIGMDAAFTCAWTGNPPLTLAWTKHGSSVVLSNGNTLQLKAVTQEDAGTYTCKAIVPRIGVAERDVTLTVNGPPIIAAEATQHAIKHSKGKLECRVESSPPPDKVVWTFGEMSLSSGSSGRYSVQTVTSDHGVVSSLVLSETLATDFQLRYNCTAWNRFGTGTALVTLKEQEALPMLIIVGGAVGGGCVLLICVIILVSLCCRHTGKGELNGKRCTRLSKSDIRVQIVHSDHNATRGNDDEEDVKEPMAPNSSESPGTSRTEHSDLLEEEDDERSDIKDPTNGYYNVRGHEDRNIRSSGFSEYVPNTRPVYTPSQLPSPSPIYGQHGTQPRVYDFSHRYATTTAGRTAYEQQQAAAQQQQAAQPASIYPTDPAYSGSAYLPATYGRAFTSYVKPASYEKVDAYDQSDQASKVSSSSRFSYASSQVSSQQSDYGRPSQRMQTHV comes from the exons CAGCCACCCAAGCAGCCTACTTCTCCCAGCAGCCCCAGGACCAGGTGGTCGTAGCAGGCCAGTCGGTGACTCTGCCTTGTGTTATTGTGGGGTATCGGGGAATGGTACAATGGACCAAAGATGGCCTGGCACTGGGTGGAGAGCGAGATCTGCCAG GCTGGACTCGCTATTCCTTAATGGGCGACCCGCTATCAGGCGAGCACAGCTTGCTGATCGATTCGGCAGACTTGGCGGATGATGCGGTGTATGAGTGTCAGGCTACACAGGCAGGACTGCGCTCCCACCGTGCCAAGCTCACTGTACTAG TTCCTCCTTCAGACCCTATGGTGGAGGGCGGCCCGGTTGTTCGTCTTAAGGCCCACACACCGCACAACCTTACCTGCAGAGCCTCAGGAGCCAAACCTGCTGCTGAGATCACCTGGTACAGAGATGGAGAGGTCATGGAGACGGCGATTTATTCCAAG GCACCGATGGAGGATGGGAAGAGGGAGACAGCCGTCAGTATGCTTCCAATCGTCCCCGAGGACAGCGATTCTGGACGCACCTACACCTGCAGGGTTCTTAACCCTGCTGCCCCCGCTGGGCGACAGACATCGGTTACAATCAATGTCCAGC ACCCTCCTTCAGTGACTCTATCAGTCCAGCCTCAGACTGTGACCGAGGGAGCCAAGGTTCTCTTCATCTGCGCTGCTTCGGCCAACCCTGAAATCACCGGATACAG GTGGTCAAAAGGAGGAGTTCCCATCTCTGAAGCAAACGGTGACAGCCTGGAGGTGACTGTGGACTACTCCTACTTCACAGACCCGGTCTCTTGCGAGGTGTCCAACTCTGTGGGCAGCACCAATGTCAGCACCCTGGTCGATGTCCAAT TTGGCCCCAGATTGCTGTCGGAGCCAAAGCCGATGACAGTGGATATAGGGATGGATGCAGCCTTCACTTGTGCCTGGACTGGAAACCCTCCTTTGACCCTAGCTTGGACCAAGCACGGCTCCAGCGTG GTTCTCAGTAACGGTAACACCTTGCAGCTCAAGGCTGTTACCCAGGAGGACGCCGGAACATACACCTGCAAGGCCATTGTACCTCGGATTGGAGTTGCAGAAAGAGATGTCACTCTGACTGTTAATG GCCCTCCTATCATCGCAGCGGAAGCCACACAGCACGCCATCAAACACTCCAAGGGCAAGCTGGAATGTCGGGTGGAGAGCAGCCCACCGCCTGATAAAGTT GTGTGGACCTTTGGCGAAATGAGCCTGTCCTCCGGTTCCTCCGGCCGTTACTCAGTGCAGACAGTCACCAGCGACCATGGCGTTGTGTCCTCTCTGGTCCTGTCCGAGACGCTTGCGACGGACTTCCAGCTGCGCTACAACTGCACCGCCTGGAACCGCTTCGGCACTGGCACTGCCCTGGTCACTCTGAAGGAGCAAG AAGCCCTGCCTATGCTGATAATTGTTGGTGGAGCTGTGGGTGGAGGCTGTGTCCTGCTCATCTGTGTCATCATTCTGGTCTCCCTGTGCTGCAGGCACACAGGCAAAGGTGAGCTCAACG GTAAAAGGTGTACTCGTCTCTCCAAGAGTGACATCAGAGTTCAGATCGTTCACAGTGATCACAACGCTACACGTGGCAACGATGACGAGGAGGATGTCAAAGAGCCCATG GCTCCGAACAGCAGCGAGTCCCCTGGGACGTCGCGCACAGAACACAGTGACCTCCTGGAAGAGGAAGACGACGAGAGATCAGACATCAAG GACCCCACCAATGGCTACTACAACGTCCGAGGTCATGAAGACCGCAACATCCGCAGCAGTGGATTCTCTGAATATGTCCCCAATACTCGGCCAGTCTACACCCCGTCCCAGCTGCCCTCCCCCAGCCCCATTTATGGTCAGCACGGCACCCAGCCTCGCGTCTATGACTTCTCCCATCGATACGCCACCACCACAGCAGGCAGAACAGCATACGAACAGCAGCAGGCGGCAGCCCAGCAGCAGCAAGCAGCCCAGCCTGCCAGCATTTATCCCACTGATCCGGCCTACAGTGGCTCCGCCTACCTGCCTGCTACCTACGGTCGCGCCTTCACCAGCTACGTCAAGCCTGCCTCTTATGAAAAGGTGGATGCGTACGACCAATCAGATCAGGCCAGCAAAGTATCCAGCTCATCTCGCTTTTCTTATGCTTCCTCACAAGTGTCCTCGCAGCAGTCTGACTATGGACGGCCCTCACAGCGGATGCAGACGCATGTCTGA